The following are from one region of the Sebaldella sp. S0638 genome:
- a CDS encoding DUF3806 domain-containing protein, whose product MNDDNFRVSALSPEMIKNLEAKRSWVYGHYIENGEELYQSLEGKLNLLNAIIENKWIDKSETLKLQCLGITFGDALIQHLEGLKWVEYFDEYGTDPALRFHETDFFIFPQTMISKRIEDGIEVNIYSLFEDSVKAILGHFESVYKPV is encoded by the coding sequence ATGAATGATGATAACTTCAGGGTTTCTGCACTTTCTCCCGAAATGATAAAAAATCTTGAAGCAAAAAGAAGCTGGGTTTACGGACATTATATTGAAAACGGCGAAGAACTGTATCAATCTCTTGAAGGTAAACTAAACTTATTAAATGCAATCATTGAAAACAAATGGATTGATAAATCCGAAACATTGAAGCTTCAGTGTCTGGGTATTACTTTCGGTGATGCTTTGATTCAGCATCTGGAAGGCTTGAAATGGGTTGAATATTTTGATGAATACGGAACAGACCCTGCTCTCAGATTTCACGAAACTGATTTTTTTATTTTCCCTCAGACAATGATATCAAAACGCATTGAAGACGGTATTGAAGTGAATATATATTCTTTATTTGAAGATTCGGTAAAAGCAATTCTCGGGCATTTTGAGTCAGTTTATAAGCCTGTTTAA